Proteins encoded in a region of the Pseudomonas denitrificans (nom. rej.) genome:
- a CDS encoding GMC family oxidoreductase, with protein MPVPDLFAEGLARGWKVHNGSRLDKDLTLEADVVIVGTGAGGGTTAEALSAAGYKVLLVEEGPLKTSTDFKMQESDAYPSLYQEGIGRMSKDGAITILQGRAVGGTTLVNWTSSFRTPEPTLEHWAKEHGVKGHSVAEMAPWFEKMEQRLGVAPWIMPPNANNDVIRNGCEKLGLHWKVIPRNVRGCWNIGYCGMGCPTNAKQSMLVTTIPATLEKGGELLFLARADRLLHDGNKVSGLECSAMDERCVAPTGRKITIKARHYVLSGGGINTPAILLRSKAPDPNGRVGQRTFLHTVNFSAALFDEVINPFYGAPQSIYSDHFQWDDGATGRMSYKLEVPPLQPALSATLLGRFGEDNALRMEQLPHTNVILALMRDGFHPDSAVGSVSLRGDDTPVLDYQMTDYTWDGIRRAFHTMADIQFAAGAKAVLPLHADADYVKSAKEAHSLIDGLSLELYRTRLGSAHVMGGCAMGEDSKQSVCDSLGRHHQLENLSIHDGSLFPTSIGANPQLSVYGLTAQLADALAKRLGKA; from the coding sequence ATGCCCGTACCCGATCTGTTCGCCGAGGGCCTGGCCCGCGGCTGGAAAGTCCACAACGGCTCGCGCCTGGACAAGGACCTGACCCTGGAAGCCGATGTCGTCATCGTCGGCACCGGCGCCGGTGGCGGCACCACTGCCGAAGCCCTGAGCGCCGCCGGCTACAAGGTGCTGCTGGTGGAAGAAGGTCCGCTCAAGACCAGCACCGATTTCAAGATGCAGGAGTCCGACGCCTACCCCAGCCTCTACCAGGAAGGCATCGGCCGCATGAGCAAGGATGGCGCCATCACCATCCTGCAGGGCCGCGCCGTGGGTGGCACCACCCTGGTCAACTGGACCTCCAGCTTCCGCACGCCGGAGCCAACCCTGGAACACTGGGCCAAGGAACATGGCGTGAAGGGCCACAGCGTCGCCGAGATGGCGCCCTGGTTCGAGAAGATGGAGCAGCGCCTGGGCGTCGCGCCCTGGATCATGCCGCCCAACGCCAACAACGACGTGATCCGCAATGGCTGCGAGAAACTCGGCCTGCACTGGAAGGTCATCCCGCGCAACGTCCGTGGCTGCTGGAACATCGGTTACTGCGGGATGGGCTGCCCGACCAACGCCAAGCAGTCGATGCTGGTGACCACCATCCCGGCGACCCTGGAAAAGGGCGGCGAGTTGCTGTTCCTCGCCCGCGCCGACCGCCTGCTGCACGACGGCAACAAGGTCAGTGGCCTGGAATGCTCGGCCATGGACGAGCGCTGCGTCGCCCCCACCGGCCGCAAGATCACCATCAAGGCGCGTCACTACGTGCTCTCCGGCGGCGGCATCAATACCCCGGCGATCCTCCTGCGCTCCAAGGCGCCGGACCCGAATGGCCGCGTCGGCCAGCGCACCTTCCTGCACACGGTGAACTTCAGCGCCGCCCTGTTCGACGAGGTCATCAACCCCTTCTACGGCGCGCCGCAGTCGATCTATTCCGACCACTTCCAGTGGGATGACGGCGCTACCGGGCGCATGTCCTACAAGCTCGAAGTCCCGCCGCTGCAACCGGCGCTCAGCGCCACCCTGCTCGGCCGCTTCGGCGAGGACAACGCACTGCGCATGGAGCAGCTGCCGCACACCAACGTGATCCTGGCGCTGATGCGCGACGGCTTCCATCCGGACAGCGCGGTGGGCTCGGTCAGCCTGCGCGGCGACGACACCCCGGTGCTCGACTACCAGATGACCGACTACACCTGGGACGGCATCCGCCGAGCCTTCCACACCATGGCCGACATCCAGTTCGCCGCCGGCGCCAAGGCTGTGCTGCCGCTGCATGCCGATGCCGACTATGTGAAGAGCGCCAAGGAGGCCCACTCGCTGATCGACGGCCTGAGCCTGGAGCTCTACCGCACCCGTCTGGGCAGCGCCCACGTGATGGGCGGTTGCGCCATGGGCGAGGATTCGAAGCAGTCTGTCTGCGACAGCCTCGGCCGCCACCATCAGCTGGAGAACCTGTCGATCCACGACGGCTCGCTGTTCCCCACCAGCATCGGCGCCAACCCGCAGCTCTCGGTCTACGGCCTCACCGCACAACTCGCGGACGCCCTGGCCAAGCGCCTGGGCAAGGCCTGA
- a CDS encoding twin-arginine translocation pathway signal protein — protein MTDTSLSAPGLSRRGVLKIGLLGGAFLATAGVTASLSGCSASTPASGFAVLRDSDMPFLRALIPVMLAGAVPAERMAEAVKGTIESLDNSLNHLSPEMLKLTVQLFDVLALPVTRGPLTGIWGSWDNASADDVKNFLQRWQNSFISLLKMGHSSLLQLVMMAWYGRTESWGHCGYPGPPKI, from the coding sequence ATGACAGACACCTCCCTGAGCGCGCCGGGACTCTCCCGGCGCGGCGTGCTCAAGATCGGCCTGCTGGGCGGGGCCTTCCTCGCCACGGCGGGCGTCACCGCCAGCCTGAGCGGCTGTTCGGCCAGCACCCCGGCCAGCGGGTTCGCCGTGCTGCGCGATTCCGACATGCCCTTCCTGCGTGCGCTGATCCCGGTGATGCTGGCCGGCGCCGTGCCCGCCGAGCGCATGGCCGAGGCCGTCAAGGGCACCATCGAGAGCCTGGACAACAGCCTCAACCACCTCTCCCCGGAGATGCTCAAGCTCACCGTGCAGCTGTTCGACGTGCTCGCCCTGCCGGTCACCCGAGGGCCGCTCACCGGCATCTGGGGCAGCTGGGACAACGCCAGCGCGGACGACGTGAAGAACTTCCTGCAGCGCTGGCAGAACAGCTTCATCTCCCTGCTGAAGATGGGCCACAGCTCGCTGCTGCAACTGGTGATGATGGCCTGGTACGGCCGCACGGAATCCTGGGGCCACTGCGGCTATCCCGGACCGCCGAAGATCTGA
- a CDS encoding coniferyl aldehyde dehydrogenase, whose product MVADIAYLQQTQQQISQLETLLERQRQAYRANPMPDAGQRIQWLKSLANLLVTEQKAIIDAISSDFSNRSADETLLAEVMPSLHGVHYATKRVKKWMKPSRRSVGMQFMPASAKVIYQPLGVVGVIVPWNYPLFLAIGPLTGALAAGNRVMIKMSESTPESARVLKELLGKVFPEDLVAVVQGEVDVGVAFSKLPFDHLLFTGATSVGKHVMRAAAENLTPVTLELGGKSPAIVSTSVPMKDAAERIAFGKSLNAGQTCVAPDYVLVPQNRVDEFVESYRQVVQGFFPKLENNPDYTAIINERQLSRLNSYLADAQARGATVVPLFPQAQGRRLPQALVLNVTDEMKIMQEEIFGPLLPVIPYQNLDQALSYINERDRPLALYYFGYDKREQDHVLAQTHSGGVCLNDTLLHVAQDDMPFGGVGPSGMGHYHGHEGFLTFSKAKGVFSKPRFNAARVIYPPYGKALQKLVYKLFIR is encoded by the coding sequence ATGGTTGCCGATATCGCCTACCTGCAGCAGACCCAGCAGCAGATCAGTCAGCTGGAAACCCTTCTCGAACGCCAGCGCCAGGCGTACCGCGCCAACCCGATGCCCGACGCCGGCCAGCGCATCCAGTGGCTGAAAAGCCTCGCCAACCTGCTGGTGACCGAGCAGAAGGCGATCATCGATGCGATCAGCAGTGACTTCAGCAACCGCTCCGCCGACGAGACCCTGCTCGCCGAAGTGATGCCCAGCCTGCACGGCGTGCACTACGCGACCAAGCGCGTGAAGAAGTGGATGAAACCGTCGCGCCGCAGCGTCGGCATGCAGTTCATGCCGGCCTCGGCCAAGGTCATCTACCAGCCGCTGGGTGTGGTCGGCGTGATCGTGCCGTGGAACTACCCGCTGTTCCTCGCCATCGGCCCGCTGACCGGAGCGCTGGCCGCCGGCAACCGGGTGATGATCAAGATGAGCGAATCCACCCCGGAATCTGCCCGCGTGCTGAAAGAGCTGCTGGGCAAGGTATTCCCCGAAGACCTGGTCGCCGTGGTGCAAGGTGAAGTGGATGTGGGCGTGGCCTTCTCCAAGCTGCCTTTCGACCATCTGCTGTTCACCGGCGCCACCAGCGTTGGCAAGCACGTGATGCGCGCCGCCGCCGAGAACCTCACCCCGGTCACCCTGGAGCTGGGCGGCAAGTCGCCGGCCATCGTTTCCACCAGCGTGCCGATGAAGGACGCCGCCGAGCGCATCGCCTTCGGCAAGTCGCTCAATGCCGGCCAGACCTGCGTGGCGCCCGACTATGTGCTGGTGCCGCAGAACCGCGTCGACGAGTTCGTCGAGAGCTACCGCCAGGTGGTCCAGGGCTTCTTCCCGAAACTGGAGAACAACCCCGACTACACCGCGATCATCAACGAGCGCCAGCTGTCGCGCCTGAACAGCTACCTCGCCGACGCCCAGGCCCGCGGCGCCACCGTCGTGCCGCTGTTCCCGCAGGCCCAGGGCCGCCGCCTGCCCCAGGCGCTGGTGCTGAACGTGACCGACGAGATGAAGATCATGCAGGAAGAGATCTTCGGCCCGCTGCTGCCGGTGATCCCCTACCAGAACCTCGACCAGGCGCTCAGCTACATCAACGAGCGCGACCGCCCGCTGGCGCTGTACTACTTCGGCTACGACAAGCGCGAGCAGGACCACGTACTGGCCCAGACCCATTCGGGCGGCGTGTGCCTGAACGATACCCTGCTGCACGTTGCCCAGGACGACATGCCCTTCGGCGGCGTCGGCCCGTCCGGCATGGGCCACTACCACGGCCACGAAGGCTTCCTGACCTTCTCCAAGGCCAAGGGCGTGTTCAGCAAGCCGCGCTTCAACGCCGCGCGGGTGATCTACCCGCCCTACGGCAAGGCGCTGCAGAAGCTGGTCTACAAGCTGTTCATCCGCTGA